A window of Gossypium hirsutum isolate 1008001.06 chromosome D13, Gossypium_hirsutum_v2.1, whole genome shotgun sequence genomic DNA:
gcctatatttttacccaaaccctcccatatttcaggCGGGCCATCGGGCCGGACCGGGCCGCCCgtcccatgagcacctctagtttaCCCCTAGTTATTTCTAGCAACAGAACTGAAACTTGATTCTACTTTCTCTGCAGGTGGCTTGCCCTTTAATTGACAGTAATAagcttgagctttctttagattTGTTACATCTTGCCACGAAATACCTCGTAATGAATCGTCCTGAAACGCCACTACTCCATCTGTGTATCAGCAAGTAATCTTACTCGCATTTTACTCATGTGTCGGTATAACGAACTTAAAAAGTTGCCGCTACGGACAATCTTTAAACAGACACTTTCACATGATCATATGGTCAATATGTTCCCAATCATGACTGATCCCATGTCATCCAACATGCTTGGACCCCCCCCCCCCACACAAACAAAAACACAGTAGGGGCCTGAATCAACCAATTTTGAACTTTCTTTTGTATGATTGGAAATTCTGGGacaccaaataaataaatatatcctAAAAACATCAACTTAGGGACTGCAAATTCCCAACCCTGTTCAGCACATATAGCAGAGACAGGGTCAGTCAAGATTGTCGATTCCATGTGTGGGGTCATTTGCTCTTTTGCTGCGCAATCACCGCAACCCTCCCTAAATTCAGTCAATCTTTTCGCATTCCTGAAACTTGAAAAACCAGCACACTATCAATTACATATTGACCTATCACCGTTGTATGTCAATTTATATACATACAGGTCATAATCAACTAAGGAAGCTTGATGGTTTTAAATTGCATTTTTGCATTAAAGGGGTTGCTCATATATGTATAATCACTAGGTTTTTAGCTATGCATTTTAGAATGTAGAGCCTACATCAACCAAACTAATTTAAATctatatttttaaagtaatcataatcttctttttttttttcaaaggagagatttaaatattaaatccattgaatgtattttttaaaataattgtatgaattcgtatcttttaatattttcatttctgTTCATAAATTAATTCgagtttttttctttaattgtttgggtctatttataaacatatacataaaatCTTCGTTTGAGTTTCAAACCAAGTGATAAATCCCGATTGAAAATTTATTAGAAAACCAAAGCATAAACTTAAAAAAgcataactaaattttaaattaagaattaaaactaattatattttaaaattaaaatactcaCATTTTAAGCACAATTTCAATAACTACATTGATATAATCCAAATCAAGCATTACAAAGCATCCTTTGACTAAAAAATCTAGAGGCAACTCGGACATGATTTCCATAATGTGGAGTCTAACCCTGAACATTAAAACTCTAAACCTCACGGTTTACTACCACTTTCATGAACTCATTAAAGATCAATTAGAACATTCAATTTCTCTTCTAATGAAACCTTCAaactgtaaaataaaaaaaaacaaactaacATGGACACACATAGATCATAGGACAGCGTTAGCTCACATCAATAAACATCATACatattgaatatatgaaaataatatggCTGAAATTGATTTTGTCATAATGAATGTATAATAtccatattttaattattgagaAAATCAAGAAAGTAAAAAATGAGGAGCAATTTGATGATTcatcaattattaattttatttcctCTTTATGTTGCTTTCCTTCCTTTCTTTATTCCATTGATTATGCTTTAAAGCAACATATGACAACTAAtatccataaattttttttatggataaattaatcaaaatagctAGAAAATGAATGTGAAGGGAGTGGACTCAATGGCCATTTTCAAGCCTTTAAGCTTTTTGGCATTAataattgtaaatattatattttcagTTTTTGTAATAAATTGGTTCACCATTAATCAAATGAAAAAGATGGTGGCATTGTTTGTAAAAAGGACCCTACCTTTatacccaaattaaaaataatgtgaCACAGAAaccttttcaaaatatttaagtttatttttgtaattgcaacaaaaatttaaaagatgaTGTGTGAGATTAACAattttatgaaaagaaaaaagagtggaGATGATGGGTGCAGAAGAAATTAAATAAGGGGAATGAATGGGTAATGTGAAGAAGATGTGACTTGAAGAGAGGAAAATAGAAGGAatcaaatttcaagaatgattgGATTTGGTTGacaaacttttctaacattttcaacatttttacatcACCACAACATTTTGTCTCCAAATTTATGCTTTGCTTATCTCTCTTATTAATCTATGTACACGTCCTTTTTCAATCAATTTCTTTAGTAAAATATCTAtccaattttattataaaaattcgaaCAAAAATATCCTAAACGATGTAAgttctaaatttaaatattatatttaaaatgatttgaacTCGAAATGACCGATAAAAAGGAAGCGGATGActtatttctaaaaccacataTTATACAAAATTGAACACAAATTTGGTGTCCTGTTAACTGTGAAGTATTCCCAGCTTGTAATAGATGCTTTTGAACCGAAAGGAGGTGGAAGCGACAAAATGAGTAAGCAACAGCCTAGCCGAAGCTACAACCCAACATTCCCTGGTCGcaaaatttagataaataaacAACAAAAGTTGAAAACCACCTtcattaccaacttcaaattacCATAAAGTAAGCTTCCCATTTAGGAAAAGGATCCATTCATCTGAAATCTTCTTATGTTTCACGCTAGTTTTATAGCCTACTCCCTCCCATCCATCTTTTTTATaactttagtccctaaaacttaattttaatttggagtctatttaccattttaaccctgtattattatttaaaacaatTATAATGCATAGAAGGCTAAATACAATATAAAACTAAGTTCAGAAGataattatgatttaaatattttaattataatttaaggcAGATACAATAGTGATTTACATTTGTCTCTTTTATTAAAGATTTATTGCTTTCATCACCACCATTGGAAACTAATCTCCGATCTCTATGTTTCTTTTAGATGATTACGTTTGTCCGACTCTTTTACTTATTTGTTTGATTGAATAATTTGTTGAATGAGGAATGAATAAGGGTTGATTGCGAGAGATGTTTTGGGATTTCACATGAAAATCCAATTAACCATATTTAaggttttatttagaaaaagaatcaTGTTATCAAATAGAATTGTGTCAAAGACCAAATCCCGAGAGGACTAAAATCATAATTAGACGTAGATGAATCAACTCAAATAAATTCAATAGTACGTTGAATACACATGTGATTACTTTCAATACTAGTGATGAATGCATGGGGGAGCCCTTATCACGAGTATAAATGGTGTCAAAACATGCACAAAATAGTAACAAATTCTTTACTTTTAACCCCCAAGAAACTGGATTTTGAGtgttcaaataatattttaaaattgaatttttaaatttaatccacAAAAGATTAAAAAGTGTGAACTTTAAGCTTGAAAGGAGTTTAATTGATTCACCATAAAGGTGAAAGGAAATTTTTGAATCAGCTGCGCTCCAACGTTCGAAATGAAATTAGGATCCACGTGATTCATCAAACGGTCACAAATCCTCATGTGAGAATCATTAAACTGAGATATAGGCATAGCAGATTTCATAATTCTTCTTCTTCTGTTTAGTGCTACTATATATATGAATGGGGGAACATGGTTTAGAATTCACATTTCACTCTTTCAATCTTTTATTTACCTTTGTTTTCATCATTATACCTTATTGTCTACgtgaataaaaatataagaacaaAAAAGCCCCATGTCTGCTTtgcaaacttttatatttttacttttttcatgGTAGGAtatatattcttttcttttctttgttcctCTTGTCAGATCCAGTGGAGGAAAAACCCTATATATTTTTCAACCATCTCTTTGATTTGATCAAGACCCACTTCCCAAAATGCAGATTCTGGTATGGGTTTTTGACGTTTTATTCATTTCTTCCCTTGTGGGAGTGTTTCCATTGTCACTAGCTGAAACAACCTCACCAGGTGTTTGCTCAGAGGCTGATAGGGCTGCCCTTCTTGCTTTCAAAGCCAAAATTGTCAAGGACACAACAGGGATTCTCTCTTCATGGATTGGAAGGGATTGTTGTGAAGGAGATTGGGAAGGTGTTCAATGTAATCCAGCTGGGAGGGTCACTACATTGGCATTCCAAGGGCCTGTAAAAGACAGTAGCATGTACATGAAGGGTACTTTGTCTTCTTCCCTGGGTAGTCTACCATTCTTGCAAGTGTTGGTCATAAGCGGGATGAAGCTTATTACAGGTCCAATCCCAGATAGCTTTTCCAAGCTAACCAGGCTTACTCAGTTGGTCCTGGAAGACAATTCCCTTCAAGGGAACATTCCTTCAGGTTTAGGCCTATTATCCCATCTCCAAACACTTTCATTGGCTGGCAACCATTTGAAGGGACCCGTTCCTCCAAGCTTAGGAAATTTGAGAAACCTTGGGATGATAAATTTAGGGAGAAATTCCTTGTCAGGTCCTATCCCTGCTAGTTTAAAAAATCTACACCTTTTGCAGTCTTTTGATCTCAGCTTCAACTCATTGTCTGGTTTTATCCCTGAATTTCTAGGACAGTTTAGAAACATTACCTTTATTGACCTCTCTAATAACCAATTATCAGCTCACTTACCCATTTCCATGTTCAACTTGGTTAGCCTATCATATCTGTCATTGAGCCACAACCTGCTAACTGGAACTATCCCAGAGCAGGTTGGGAATCTCAAGTCCCTCACTAGCCTTTCACTGAGTAGCAACAAGTTTATAGGTCACATTCCAGCATCTATTTCAAGATTGCAGAATCTCTGGTCCCTTAATTTATCCAGAAATGGATTCTCAGATCCTTTACCAGATGTTTCCAACAGGGGCATTCCTTCACTTTTGTCAATAGACCTGTCTTTCAACAACCTCAGTTTGGGGACAGTTCCTAAGTGGATCACAGACAGACAGCTTTCAGATGTTAATTTAGCTGGTTGTAAACTGAGAGGAAGCCTCCCAAGGTTTACAAGGCCAGATTCATTGAGCTCCATAGATTTGTCCAATAATTTCCTCACTGGGAGcatttcaacatttttcacaAAAATGACAAGTCTGCAGAAGGTGAAGCTTTCAAATAACCTGCTGAAGTTTGATCTTTCAGAACTCAAAGTTCCAGATGGGATTTCCTCTATTGATCTTCATTCGAACCAGGTATGCGGGTCTCTCTCGAGCATTTTAAATAACCGAACAAGCAGCTTCTTGGAGGTTATAGATGTGTCAAATAATCTCATTTCCGGTACGATACCGGAATTCTCCGAAGGGCTGAATTTGAAAGAGTTGAATATAGGAAGCAACAAGATTGCTGGCCAGATCCCAAGTTCAATCTCGAATCTTATTGAACTCGAAAGACTGGATGTTTCGAGGAACCTGATAACCGGCACCATACCGATGAGTTTAGGACGATTGGCGAACCTTCATTGGCTTGATCTTTCCATCAACAGGCTCACTGGAAGAATCCCAACTAGCTTGTTGGGTATTAAGTTTATGAGACATGCAAGCTTCAGGGCAAATAGACTATGTGGAGAGATCCCACAAGGTCGGCCTTACGACATCTTCCCTGCTTCTGCTTATGCTCACAATCTCTGCTTATGTGGGAAGCCAATGCCACCTTGTAGGGGAAAGAAACAAGAGACAAGTCAGTGAAATGCTGACTCAAATCTGCCCAAAGTAGAAACATTCATGTTTTTACAGCACCTACTTACATTTTTCTTACCTTTTTGCTTTAGTAATTTCtagcttaatttaattaataactaCTATTATGGAAACATACATTGTTTCAATATAAAGTTTTAACTCTACCAAAGATAATTAAGTACAAATAAGTTATCTTTTTATTACTGCCAGCTTTGCATAACCATTACATTGAGACAATCAATGCTCTGAATGAACACTTTTGTCTTCAGACATGTTGACACAAGAAAATTTGAGGACCACCTCTAAAGATCATTTTTT
This region includes:
- the LOC107918735 gene encoding DNA damage-repair/toleration protein DRT100, giving the protein MQILVWVFDVLFISSLVGVFPLSLAETTSPGVCSEADRAALLAFKAKIVKDTTGILSSWIGRDCCEGDWEGVQCNPAGRVTTLAFQGPVKDSSMYMKGTLSSSLGSLPFLQVLVISGMKLITGPIPDSFSKLTRLTQLVLEDNSLQGNIPSGLGLLSHLQTLSLAGNHLKGPVPPSLGNLRNLGMINLGRNSLSGPIPASLKNLHLLQSFDLSFNSLSGFIPEFLGQFRNITFIDLSNNQLSAHLPISMFNLVSLSYLSLSHNLLTGTIPEQVGNLKSLTSLSLSSNKFIGHIPASISRLQNLWSLNLSRNGFSDPLPDVSNRGIPSLLSIDLSFNNLSLGTVPKWITDRQLSDVNLAGCKLRGSLPRFTRPDSLSSIDLSNNFLTGSISTFFTKMTSLQKVKLSNNLLKFDLSELKVPDGISSIDLHSNQVCGSLSSILNNRTSSFLEVIDVSNNLISGTIPEFSEGLNLKELNIGSNKIAGQIPSSISNLIELERLDVSRNLITGTIPMSLGRLANLHWLDLSINRLTGRIPTSLLGIKFMRHASFRANRLCGEIPQGRPYDIFPASAYAHNLCLCGKPMPPCRGKKQETSQ